The Actinomycetota bacterium genome contains a region encoding:
- the hemH gene encoding ferrochelatase produces the protein MSRTAVLLMAYGSPRTPDEVEPYFTDIRGGRPPSPQVLKVLADRYARIGGKSPLNEITQEQAESLEELLEHENAGSYAVFTGMKHWHPFVADTVAKIAEAGIEKVIALVLAPHFSKKSIGEYEARILKAREATGANFELTMVKSWYDEPAFVDLVAANLTETLDGWNAADPGTCVFFTAHSIPARIVAEGDPYADQLADSAKVFADAAGIANYTTSWQSESTTGEPWLGPDILNRLETFAQEGGKRALIAPVGFVADHLEVLFDVDVECVEKAQELGIELRRIPSPNADRRFIRALADIVSRYSDQS, from the coding sequence ATGAGCCGCACCGCCGTCCTGCTGATGGCCTACGGGAGCCCCCGGACCCCGGACGAGGTGGAGCCCTACTTCACCGACATCCGCGGCGGCCGGCCACCGTCGCCGCAGGTGCTGAAGGTACTGGCCGACCGGTACGCCCGCATCGGCGGCAAGTCGCCCCTCAACGAGATCACCCAGGAGCAGGCGGAGTCGCTGGAGGAGTTGCTGGAGCACGAAAACGCCGGCAGCTACGCGGTGTTCACAGGGATGAAGCACTGGCACCCGTTCGTCGCCGACACCGTCGCCAAGATCGCCGAGGCCGGCATCGAAAAGGTCATCGCCCTGGTGCTGGCCCCCCACTTCTCGAAAAAGAGCATCGGGGAGTACGAGGCCCGGATCCTGAAGGCCCGGGAGGCCACCGGCGCCAACTTCGAGCTCACGATGGTGAAGTCCTGGTACGACGAGCCGGCGTTCGTCGACCTGGTCGCCGCCAACCTCACCGAGACGCTGGACGGCTGGAACGCCGCCGACCCCGGCACCTGCGTTTTTTTCACCGCCCACAGCATCCCGGCCCGGATCGTCGCCGAGGGCGACCCCTACGCCGACCAGCTGGCCGACTCGGCCAAGGTCTTCGCCGACGCCGCCGGCATCGCCAACTACACCACCAGCTGGCAGTCCGAGAGCACCACGGGAGAGCCGTGGCTGGGCCCCGACATCCTGAACCGCCTGGAGACCTTCGCCCAGGAGGGCGGAAAGCGGGCGCTGATTGCCCCGGTCGGGTTCGTGGCCGACCACCTGGAGGTGCTGTTCGACGTGGACGTCGAGTGCGTGGAAAAAGCACAGGAGCTGGGCATCGAGCTGCGCCGCATCCCCTCCCCCAACGCCGACCGGCGGTTCATCCGGGCGCTGGCCGACATCGTTTCGCGGTACTCTGACCAGTCATGA